The nucleotide window TACCGGCATTTTTGCTGCGCGCAAGGTGTACAGCATTAGCGCCAGCGACAATATTTCTGGTCAACTTGGGCTGCGCTCGAATTTCAGCATTGGCTTTGTAGTTCACCGGGCAACTCTAAGCGTTAGCCGGTATGAGGCCGACAGATTTCTCGCCTATTCGTTCGGAACCTCCGTTACGTCCAGCATCTACCAACCAGTGGTAGTTCCGACCCCCGCCCGGCCTACAAGCAAGCCTAAAACCTCAGATTCCGTTCTCGACGGTATTAGGCTTGCAGATACTGCTTCGTTCCTAAGTGATTCACTGCTTATTACCGCAGGAGTGCGGCATCAGCGCGTGGCAACGAAGAACTACAACGCTACCGCCGGTGGCGTGAGCAGCCAGTACGAGCAAAGCGCCAACACACCATTGCTAGGCATCGTGCTCAAACAGTCGCCTAGTGTCTCTTGGTACGCCAACTATGCCGAAGGATTAAGCCAGGGTGGCATGGCCCCGACCAATGCGACCAATGCTGGCATTACCCTGCCACCCTACAAGTCTAAGCAGCAAGAACTAGGTGTAAAAATCGATATGCGGGGTCTAGGCACAAGTTTGAGTGTGTTTCAGATCGAGAAACCAAGTGCCAGTCTCGATGCCACCAGCAACCTGTACGCAGAGAACGGAAAGCAACGAAACCGGGGGATCGAGTGGAGCATTTTCGGAGCACCAACGCGCAATATCCGATTGCTTGGCGGTGTGACCTTGATGCAGGGTAAATTGGTCGAATCGGCAACCCTGGGCTTGGTTGGAAAACATGCGCCCGGGGTGCCTGGGTTACAGGTCAACATTGGCGCGGAATGGGATGTTTTGTGGGCGCCCGGTCTATCGCTGAATGCCCGACTGGCTTATTCCGGAAAGCAGTACCTGGACCAGTTGAATACTCAGCAGATTCCTTCTTGGACTCGCTGGGACATCGGTGCACGGTACAAGACTACGATTGCCGGTAAACCGACAACCCTGCGGCTTCGCATTGATAACTTATTCAATAAGAACTATTGGGAAAGTGTTTACACCGGCTACACCTCGTTGAGCAGCCCGCGCACAGCCACACTTTCTGCCACATTCGATTTCTGACATGCGCACTGCCACGTTGAAAGGCTGGTTGTGGGTGCATAAGTGGAGCAGTCTGGTCTCGATGACCTTTCTTCTAATGCTGTGCATCACCGGGCTGCCACTAATTTTCAAGGACGAAATCCACCACTGGCTAGACCCGCACCCGGAACTGGGCGAGGTCGCTCCAGGTACGCCCCGACCTACGCTACAAAATCTGGCCGAGCAAGCGCTGGCATCGCGCCCCGTGGGCCATGTGGTAACCGCCGTGTCGTTCGAAGAGGAGGAGCCCGATGTACTGCTCGTCAGCACGGCAGCCACGCTCGATCCGCCTCCCAATGCGCCTTGGCCGGGCCAGCACACGCACGCTTTCGACCAGCGTGATGGCAGGCTTGTATTGCAGGAGCCGCCTGCGCGTGAGGGCTTCATGTACGTGATGCAGCGGCTCCATGTGGATCTGTTCCTCTACGAGCCGGGCATGCTGTTCCTGGGTGCGATGGGCTTGCTCATGTTCGTGGCCATCGTCTCGGGCGTGGTGGTGTATGCCCCTTTCATGCGCAAGCTGGACTTTGCCACCGTGCGCGCTGCGCGCGGCCCACGTGTGCTGTGGCTTGATCTGCACAACCTGCTGGGTATCGTGACGCTGATGTGGCTGTCAGTGGTTACGCTCACCGGCGTGCTCAACACGCTGGCCGGACAGGTCGCCCGAAGTTGGCAGGCCAACGAGTTAGGGCCAATGGTCGCGCCCTACAAGCACGAGCCACTGGTGATGCAGCGCGCTCCGGTGGATGCGGTGATTGCCACCGCCCGCCAAGCCGCACCTGAGCATCGTCTGATCAGCATTTTCTACCCCGGACGGACGTTTAGCAGCCCAAGGCATTTCACTGCCGTGTACTTGGGAGATACGCCAGTGACCAGCCGCTTGCTGACACTGGCGCTGATTGATGCCAAGACGGCCGAACTGAAAGGCTTCGTCCCGATACCGTGGTATGCCAAGACGCTGTTCCTCTCTCGCCCGCTGCACTTCGGCGACTACGGCAGCCTGCCACTCAAGATCGTCTGGATGCTGCTGACACTCATGACCATTGTGGTATCGGGCAGCGGCATCTATCTGTGGTTGAGAAAGCCAGCAGGTAGGAAAGCCAAAGTGCGCTCGCCAACGGGAGCAAATGAGGCCGTCGCATGACACGTTCGCTGTGGCTTATCTTCCGCTGGCCTCTGCTGACTGCCATGGTCAGCATCGTGGGGCTTGTCTCGGCGCTGGTGGGGGATGGCATGTGGGATGCGCTGTCGTGGGCCACGCTGGGTATTCCGGCAGTGGGGTTCAGCGCGTGGTGCCTGCGGCCCTTCATGCAGGATGGCCGGCGCGAAAGGCAGTAGCACCGCATGCCTGAGCCAGCTTCGCCAGCCTTTGGGTCACGCTCTGCCCGGATGTTTTTTGGGGTGTCCAATGTGCTGGCCGGCTTGTTGACGGAGCCGGCATGATCGAGCTGCGCCACCTCCGCTATTTCCGGGTCGTGGCCGAAGAGCAGAATTTCCACCGTGCGGCCGAGCGCATTTCGGTGGACTTATCGGCGCTGTCGCGCGCCGTGCGCGAGTTGGAGGAGCACGTGGGCGTGTTCAGGTTTTCGAGGGGACTTCAACTGGTATGGGGCGATTCACTTCAAGCTTCAAGCTTGGAAGGCTTTTTTGTTTCCTATCGCCTGCTGTCCTGCGGCAAATGGATGCACGGGTGATAATTGCTGCTTTTCCCACTCATCTCATCCCCCGTGTGGTCGCAATGGTCGCAACTGGTTCATGACGCTCTCTATTTGTACTGCACAGCTCAACTTTGTCGTGGGGGATCTGCCCGGCAATGCGCAAAAGATCATCGCGGCTGCGCACGAGGCGCATGCCGCTGGCGCGCGCCTGCTGCTGACGCCCGAGCTGGCACTGTGCGGTTATGCTGCCGAGGATCTGTACCTGCGCCCGGCCTTCCTGGCCGCTTGTGAAGACGCCGTGCAGCAGGTGGCGCGTGAAACAGCGGAGCTGCAAGGCATGGCCATCGTGCTCGGACATCCCCAGCGCCGCGCGCAGGGGGGGCTTTGCCACAATGCCGCCAGCGTGCTGCGCCATGGAGTGGTAGAGCAGACCTATGCCAAG belongs to Acidovorax sp. YS12 and includes:
- a CDS encoding LysR family transcriptional regulator, producing the protein MELRHLRYFRVVAEEQNFHRAAERISVDLSALSRAVRELEEHVGVFRFSRGLQLVWGDSLQASSLEGFFVSYRLLSCGKWMHG
- a CDS encoding TonB-dependent receptor, which produces MYSISASDNISGQLGLRSNFSIGFVVHRATLSVSRYEADRFLAYSFGTSVTSSIYQPVVVPTPARPTSKPKTSDSVLDGIRLADTASFLSDSLLITAGVRHQRVATKNYNATAGGVSSQYEQSANTPLLGIVLKQSPSVSWYANYAEGLSQGGMAPTNATNAGITLPPYKSKQQELGVKIDMRGLGTSLSVFQIEKPSASLDATSNLYAENGKQRNRGIEWSIFGAPTRNIRLLGGVTLMQGKLVESATLGLVGKHAPGVPGLQVNIGAEWDVLWAPGLSLNARLAYSGKQYLDQLNTQQIPSWTRWDIGARYKTTIAGKPTTLRLRIDNLFNKNYWESVYTGYTSLSSPRTATLSATFDF
- a CDS encoding PepSY domain-containing protein; amino-acid sequence: MRTATLKGWLWVHKWSSLVSMTFLLMLCITGLPLIFKDEIHHWLDPHPELGEVAPGTPRPTLQNLAEQALASRPVGHVVTAVSFEEEEPDVLLVSTAATLDPPPNAPWPGQHTHAFDQRDGRLVLQEPPAREGFMYVMQRLHVDLFLYEPGMLFLGAMGLLMFVAIVSGVVVYAPFMRKLDFATVRAARGPRVLWLDLHNLLGIVTLMWLSVVTLTGVLNTLAGQVARSWQANELGPMVAPYKHEPLVMQRAPVDAVIATARQAAPEHRLISIFYPGRTFSSPRHFTAVYLGDTPVTSRLLTLALIDAKTAELKGFVPIPWYAKTLFLSRPLHFGDYGSLPLKIVWMLLTLMTIVVSGSGIYLWLRKPAGRKAKVRSPTGANEAVA